One genomic segment of Ricinus communis isolate WT05 ecotype wild-type chromosome 5, ASM1957865v1, whole genome shotgun sequence includes these proteins:
- the LOC8278535 gene encoding uncharacterized protein LOC8278535, producing the protein MGNCSLKSAAEELPSNVRVLTDTGGIIQLRGPKLAKDVLVGHPGYGIFRQGHASSSPLSSHEYLIGGQFYYLLPLRDLPVLCDTMVTSHVHDVGFARKEKNILATESPEVSFETALATQNDEVAGPAVQVLPSQSNGVWKVKLMISPKQLEEILSEERNTEALIEKMRMAAAASSSAASLAPRKSKSSWGVAWKPCISNVFKVSPIDVEANKN; encoded by the coding sequence ATGGGGAATTGCTCTCTAAAATCGGCTGCTGAAGAGTTACCTAGTAATGTCCGGGTACTCACAGATACCGGTGGAATTATACAGCTCAGAGGTCCTAAGTTAGCTAAAGATGTCCTTGTTGGGCACCCAGGTTATGGCATTTTCAGGCAGGGACATGCCTCGTCATCTCCATTGTCTAGCCATGAGTACTTAATTGGTGGGCAATTTTACTATCTGCTTCCTCTTCGAGATTTACCAGTGTTATGTGATACTATGGTCACTAGTCATGTTCATGACGTGGGATTCGcaagaaaggagaaaaatatcTTGGCGACTGAGTCGCCAGAAGTGTCATTTGAGACAGCATTGGCTACCCAAAATGATGAAGTGGCTGGGCCGGCCGTTCAGGTCCTGCCGTCACAAAGTAATGGAGTTTGGAAGGTGAAATTGATGATTAGTCCAAAGCAATTAGAGGAAATCTTATCAGAAGAAAGGAATACTGAAGCCTTGATTGAGAAGATGAGAATGGCTGCTGCTGCAAGCTCATCAGCAGCTAGTTTGGCACCGAGGAAAAGCAAGAGCTCTTGGGGAGTGGCTTGGAAGCCTTGCATCTCTAATGTATTCAAGGTGTCCCCTATTGATGTGGAAGCAAATAAAAACTGA
- the LOC8286244 gene encoding uncharacterized protein LOC8286244, translated as MGCNSSKAIEATTVAIYRPPPSSFAVFDINSIQEPWLSMDNTTQENQEKPTHLPAPILEKLNKLEADTPHTWDEVSKALEDLKPALDNKSLIVLPPPPKPDTIKQPTKDSTQEKKQAPKKSSSFHTVEELDAKLSSKESRPKNELRKSESMGTGFKKTEVMNKTTDQLSRVAVEPETGSGKVIKPVKENIFILRDRQEREKEGKMANYDKMKRLDPLSEYPEKIPPNGGAESVVIYTTSLRGVRKTFEDCNRVRSLLEGHRVVFDERDVSLHGDFLNELRELLGEEASVPRVFVKGRYFGGVDNVIELNETGRLGRIMSWARVERGVGRQACEGCGGARFVPCVDCGGSCKVLVDGVKERCGECNENGLMLCPACL; from the coding sequence ATGGGGTGCAACTCCTCAAAAGCAATTGAAGCCACCACCGTAGCTATCTACCGTCCACCACCTTCAAGCTTTGCTGTTTTTGATATCAACTCAATACAAGAACCATGGCTTTCCATGGACAATACTACTCAAGAAAACCAAGAAAAGCCTACCCATCTGCCAGCTCCTATATTGGAGAAGCTCAACAAGTTGGAAGCTGATACTCCTCATACTTGGGACGAGGTTAGCAAAGCCCTTGAAGACCTCAAACCTGCTCTTGATAACAAAAGCCTTATCGTCCTGCCGCCACCACCAAAGCCTGATACTATAAAACAACCAACAAAAGATAGCAcccaagaaaagaagcaaGCCCCAAAAAAGAGCTCGTCTTTTCACACAGTTGAAGAACTTGACGCGAAGTTATCTTCAAAAGAATCAAGACCCAAGAACGAGCTGAGAAAGTCAGAGTCCATGGGAACTGGGTTCAAGAAAACAGAAGTCATGAACAAGACGACTGATCAGTTATCAAGAGTGGCAGTTGAGCCAGAAACAGGGTCAGGGAAAGTTATCAAGCCAGTAAAAGAGAACATATTCATACTAAGAGATAggcaagaaagagaaaaagaagggaAAATGGCGAACTATGACAAAATGAAAAGGTTGGATCCATTAAGTGAGTACCCAGAAAAGATTCCACCGAATGGAGGAGCTGAGTCAGTGGTGATTTACACGACGTCGTTACGTGGCGTACGCAAAACATTCGAAGATTGTAATCGTGTGAGGTCTTTGTTAGAAGGGCACAGAGTGGTGTTTGATGAAAGGGATGTGTCTTTGCACGGTGATTTCCTGAACGAGTTAAGGGAGTTGTTAGGTGAAGAAGCGAGTGTCCCAAGGGTTTTTGTTAAAGGAAGGTATTTTGGAGGGGTGGATAATGTAATTGAGTTGAACGAAACGGGTAGACTCGGCCGGATAATGAGTTGGGCACGTGTGGAAAGAGGGGTAGGGAGACAAGCGTGTGAAGGTTGTGGTGGTGCTAGATTTGTGCCATGTGTGGATTGTGGTGGGAGCTGTAAGGTTTTAGTGGATGGAGTTAAGGAGAGGTGCGGTGAGTGTAACGAGAATGGACTGATGCTTTGTCCTGCTTGCCTATAA
- the LOC8286243 gene encoding B2 protein, producing MENNQQSFRQFSDQLRVQTSNLANLSLNDSIWSNSYGSKRPDERRNFDIRVGGEVNNSAPTSTKLKGSDLNGLNDDWKTGAGTTVASPDLNGFNNWKMGSNVTSSNLNGFNDNWKMVSNVTSSNLNGFNDNWKMGSNVTSSDVNGFNDNWKMGSKSYGLGPIGPISGGGGGSQKHVGINGGFSKGIYSKNNYSINNNINVNLKGYKNKGEDEFGVKTSKKNNNKKNSGGDNNNNDGKDNSKSGTDKRFKTLPPSESLPRNETVGGYIFVCNNDTMQENLKRQLFGLPPRYRDSVRAITPGLPLFLYNYSTHQLHGIFEAASFGGTNIDPTAWEDKKCPGESRFPAQVRVVTRKICEPLEEDSFRPILHHYDGPKFRLELNIPEVLSLLDIFDEQNP from the exons ATGGAGAATAATCAGCAATCATTTCGGCAATTCAGTGATCAGCTTAGAGTACAGACTTCAAATTTAGCAAATCTGTCACTCAATGACTCTATATGGAGCAATTCTTATGGATCTAAAAGGCCGGACGAAAGGAGGAACTTTGATATAAGAGTTGGAGGGGAAGTTAATAATTCTGCTCCTACTTCTACTAAGCTAAAAGGGTCTGACTTGAATGGACTGAATGATGATTGGAAGACAGGAGCAGGTACTACTGTTGCTTCTCCTGATTTGAATGGGTTCAATAATTGGAAGATGGGATCTAATGTTACTTCTTCTAATTTGAATGGATTCAATGATAATTGGAAGATGGTATCTAACGTTACTTCTTCTAATTTGAACGGATTCAATGATAATTGGAAGATGGGATCTAACGTTACTTCTTCTGATGTGAATGGATTCAATGATAATTGGAAGATGGGATCTAAAAGTTATGGACTTGGGCCAATTGGACCTATTAGTGGCGGTGGTGGTGGATCTCAAAAACATGTGGGGATCAATGGTGGATTCAGTAAGGGGATCTATTCAAAGAATAATTATAGTATCAATAACAATATCAATGTTAATTTGAAGGGTTATAAGAACAAAGGAGAAGATGAATTTGGAGTCAAAACTAGCAAGAAGAAcaataacaagaaaaatagTGGCGGTGATAACAACAATAATGATGGTAAGGATAACAGCAAGAGTGGTACAGATAAAAGGTTTAAGACACTTCCACCATCTGAATCTCTTCCCAGGAATGAAACTGTTGgtgggtatatttttgtttgcAACAATGACACTATGCAAGAAAATCTCAAGAGGCAGCTTTTTG GTTTGCCTCCTCGTTACAGAGATTCAGTGAGGGCAATTACACCAGGACTGCCTCTTTTCCTCTATAACTACTCCACTCACCAACTCCATGGAATCTTTGAG GCTGCAAGTTTTGGAGGAACAAACATTGATCCTACAGCCTGGGAAGACAAGAAATGCCCTGGAGAATCACGATTCCCTGCTCAG GTGAGAGTTGTTACGAGGAAAATTTGTGAACCACTTGAAGAGGACTCATTCAGGCCAATTCTCCACCACTATGATGGCCCTAAGTTCAGGCTTGAACTCAACATTCCTGAG GTACTCTCTCTCCTGGACATATTTGATGAACAAAACCCTTGA